The Nicotiana tabacum cultivar K326 chromosome 5, ASM71507v2, whole genome shotgun sequence sequence CATTCACTGGTTGTCGTTACACATTCATAATGGTCATTATATTATCATTTAAgaagggcttgatcctaggaccttgttccctagacACTATTATAAATAGAAAACTCAACAACCAATGTAACTCGATGACTTTTCTGACAAGCTAACACTATACTTTGCTCAAAAGCTTAATACTATTTTATCCTCTTGCTTATTAATATTGTTCTTACCGCCTCCGGAAGCTCCGCTCTCAGAACCGAGATCTTTGCTGTTTTATTTCGATTTCAAGGCTAAGTCTTACATTCTTGTTTAATTCATTGATCATTTTAGGATCAGACCGATTCagttgtctataaaccacgtataaattcaattgtaccattttacgggtaaacaatcaTTATTAGGGTTTATAAGATAAAATATGTACTACAATTATTATTCTATAAAGGGCGTGAAAAATTCAAAGTGGACAAGTGAACGAACCAAATAGATAACAATCAAAACTATagcaaacctcataatcctccaTCCACCCAAAGGGCATAATAAAAAGTAACTATTCAACAAGAGGGTGTGtatctagatttttttttttccaacgAGTATCCAGATCTATTAATAAagcattattttttctttttgtttttgagaGATGACACTCTCCGACTATATATTTGGAACTTAGAAAGTCTATCAAAAACAAAAGGAGATCAAGAAAGAGTTGTGCAGCAAAAATGAGAGGAATAAAAAGAGAATACATGACTTACGGCTTCAACATGTACAAAATGCAATATCTTCCTTCCAATGCGCGCGTCattcaacacacacacacacacaaaagtgTTAATAGTAATTAAATTCTTAAATGTtgtaattaaatttgtaaatgtcgtaattaaatttttaaatgtTGTAGGTCCACACCGGTAGGCGGTAGCTAGAAGGGCCTTGTCAAGAGGAGGAAAAGAATGCGATGAATCTAGAGGAAATAACACATAATGCCTATCAAGGCCAACGTAATTACCCGGTGTTGCCCACTTGAAAATTAATTACAATTCCTACctatacaatacaaacttattaCCGGACAACTCAATTTCCTATTTCCCCCTTAATTTGCTTTACCCCACGTGAGGGGCATGTGGAAAATGCAAATCTattcccctttttattttattatatgacTTGAATAATATTACCTTTGACTAACTCTTTGTCTATGATATGTATTTTGACTGTAGAAATATATagtaataattatttgaaaaataaaaatgaaataggATATTCGCAGTGAGAAAAATGGACAAGAGGAATAAGTTGATCAGAGAAACTCTCGATTGTCGTGCataccacaatttcaaaaggattGTCCTGAATTTTTGTCCGtaatttcaataaataaataataatatttattaaCACTAATGGAATTCCATGGAGGTATTATTCATTGCATAAGCTCTCATTGAGTTAATTAGATTAtgtgacaactgatattatttcagtttaataattgaatttaaaaaaaaataaactctTTACGTACAATTGTATACTATGTcggtatagctatatactatgttggtatcatatgttagttggaACATTTTTTGATTGTATTAGTTATATTTAGTTGTTgcactatttgatttttctttagtaacagtagaatagtacaatatcttgaattttttttaattttcttttatacatgtgtattatgtaatcattttgatttttttctttatgtgtttgttttatataatagtattataatacaatatcttgaaatatattcttatattaatatgtggtacaatatttttttatttttctttttatgcatgtgtattatgtaatagtagtatagccATATATAGTTTTCTAGAATTAATTAGTAGAACTGTATACCCTATtggtataattatatgtcatattggtatcatatggtagttgggGTATTCtttggttgttttagctgcatttttaagtgaattctattctgaAATGATTTATATGATCATATTTTGCGTTGTTGGATTTTCTTGTATCTATGGACATAGATTTTGcatattatgtaatagtttttatagttatatgcagtTATTGGAACGACCCcgtacaactatataccctattagtatagttatatactATATGGTATCATATACTAGTTGAgtcattttttggttgtattagctgcatttaattggtacactatttaattttcttttaataatagtaatattgtacaatatcttgaaatactttattatattaatatatggtacactattttttttatttttctctttatgcatgtgtgttatataatagtagtatagtcatacaATTGCCGGAAATTAACCAGTAAAgttgtataccatgttggtatagttatataccatattggtatcatatggtagtttgaacatttttttggttgttttagctgtATTTTTAAGTGATTactattctgaaattatttatatgaacatgatttgcagtACTGAAATTTTTTGTGCCGACGAACATagattatgtgtattatgtaatagtttttataattATAGATAATTATTGGAACGACcccatacaactatataccctattaACATACGGAATGAGCAAGTTGCTTTGCGAATATTTAGTTGCGATATATaatttctcatacttttattgcatcCTTAATATTTTGGTACATTAGTATAGTCGcagatagttgtagcaatattctagagcaatcatatactctgttggtatacatgtataccatattggtatcatatggttcTAGAAGTCTTTTTTGCTACTTGTACTTTTATTGCATTTTCCAATGTTTTGTTATCATTTCTATTCTAACTAGTGTATATGAAGATTTGGTGGTCGTAGATTATATTTTCTTGCTCCATAACTGGTTGTATTACTGCTAATGGTAGAGTATGTACTGATATTTATAGGGAAGGAGATCAAGATTTGCATGACAATCACGTGTTGATTCTTAAAAGctgattatgtaatttatggtgCTCAGCAGCAATCAATGTGATATTCAGTGAATTAGATCAagtgacaactgatattatttcaatttaataactgaattttaaaaatgaaaaaaaaaaaagacaaaaggtaTATTATACTAGTTATATTTAAAAAAGTGAACAAATATTTATTATAtcagttattttttcttattatataaaaaagaataataaaaaatagtgaaaatagtaaatgaaattagattatgaagagaaaagaatataaaaaaaataagttaaatgaaattagaaaaggaaaaagaaaataagaaaacgagaaaaaagaaaaggagaaaaaaagaaaaaaaggaaaaaaaaaaagaagaagcatagaaataaaaaaaattgaagaaaaaagaaaaaatttcccacaaaaactattatgggtaggaaatgtaattagtttgatgagtagaaaaataaatgggtaggcaagggtaaatagttttgttttagtgGGTAGCTGTGTCATTCACCCATGAATCTAGGGTTGTTGCTTCATGACTTGGACCAATATCCCACCGATATTATAGCCATCACGCAAATGTGAAACTAAATTTAAAGTTTATTAATTCTGACCAAACTCGTATTGTATCTATTGCTATAGCTTAGCCCCTAAAATTAGGCATGGAAAAGAGGAGATTTGATTAATTTATAGTGGAAAAACAAATGAAGAGTGATTGCTACTATTATACATTCTTGTTTCCTTTAGTCCAAAAAAATCCACTGGTTTTCAGGGCCATTCAACTATAGGTTCCAATGAATCATGAATTAGTAATGTTTAACTAGTAGTGATAGTAATAAACTAACCTGGCAGAAATGTTGTTATTGGAAGTTCTAGATGGTCAAATGCCTGTTTTAGTCTTTATCAGTCCACATTAGAAAACCCCTTCAACTTAGAAAATTACAAACACATACGCCAagtaaaataaaagataaaaaaaacatGATCAAACTACTTTTATTTATCATATTAACCATTCCATATAGCAACTATATCTGGCAGCTGGATATAATACTATAACAATACATATATGTGTGTTACGTTATATTTTTCTTGCGCCGCCCGTCGTCGGTGAAGAGTCCATTTGAGCCCAATTACAGAGAACAATAGCtagacattttaaaaaaaaaagacagcATGCATAAAGTATCTCGTATTCACGTACGGTCCGAAAAGGACTACATTCAGAGGCGGATGCAGGATTTAAGTTCTATGGATTCAACTTTGAAGGTTTTTTGTCCTGACCTCACTTATGAGATTATACTGGATGTTGTTGTTGGGTTCAACCCCGAAGGTGTTTTGCCATGAACCCATTGTATCTTTAAAATTATGATGAGTTCAAACCTATTATTTGcgataattttaataaatttttacacataattTTATACTGTATCGAAAATATTGGGTTTAGTTGAAATTGGTATTGTAAGGGGTGTGATATATAGACAGTTTATCCTAATGCAATCATTAATAGTTGCTTTCACGGTTCGAACTTATAACCTATAGATCACACATACAATTTTACCATTGCGCCAAGACTCTCTTTCTGAACATCTTGGGAAATCAGAGAAGTATAAGTAGTAAGGATACTTCATATTCCATTTTACACCTAATTAATTAAGAGATCTGTCGGTGACACTTTACCACATGCTCGCAACTCATGACTCTTCATCAACCTATATCTTTTTTGGTACCATCCAAATATTCTGATTCGTCCTCATACAACTAATTTGTCTACATGCAAGACAACGTCGATCTTGATAGTAATTTAAAAGAGAGTATATTGCTATTTGGGCATCAGTTATCATGATCAAAAGCACAGAACTGGACCAAAGAAAGAgtttttcttttagttcttttgACTTCAACTCATCTCATGGCCTCTTCTCTTCTGATGATGATATCAGTCAAGGTTATGATGCTAGTAATTATGTTATGTATGATTCAGACGACGGCGACGGCGACGGCGCGTACATTGAAATAAACCTTAATCCTCTGCCAACAAAAACAACAGTAGTTGATAAAGAGGAGAAGGAAACTCCAGAGGTGGAGTTACGCATATCTTTTTCAGCTGGAATTTCCTCAACTGTGACAACAACATGTTCATTATCAGCTGCTGAAACGTCATGTAGTACAACACAACATGCACAGGGAACAACTAATAAGGCGAGGTTAGGCCTTTTTGTATCCTTGACTCGCATTGTGAACGCGTTCATGGCATCCTCGGTCAAGAACTTGAATTCACTGAGGGTAGAAAAAGCTAATTTTGACCATGAATCGAATTGCACGGAGATGTTAAGCAACAGGTGAATCTTTTTGACCTTGTCAAAATTATGCTGCTTCTTTAATACCTATTCaaacttctttatttatttaatttaaagtctATGGTTTAgtagaagaaacaaaaaaaaaaagaagactttttccctttgtttttggCAAGTGGGCGTATCGCGTATCCTGGTCAATGGTCTGCCTTAAAGAGTTTTACTATATATGCTTGTGAAAATGCTTAAAGAGTTTTAAGTACTATAATGCTTGTGAAAAATGTATATTTACCTAATTAGATAACTTAATTATATGGTAATTAATTGCATGTAAATTAATATTATTGTCAGTGTAATTAACTTATATATTTAAAATCAACTAATATTCTGGTAACCTTGattagaagagagaaaaaaaataacttGCTAAACCTATTAATATACACTAAGCTAGcatttggacatagatttggttgaaatttgaaaaaatatatttttgaagatgagatgaaaaatggtttttgagagttaaaattgtgtttggacatgtattttacttgaaaagaatttgaagttttttgagtagaaaacttcaaaaactactctagagctgttttgggatttgaagatttgttttcaaacttaaccaaaattaattaaaatttataaacaaacaaatatttgaaaacaaattttttttatttaaaaagctcccaaattttatggccaaacaggAGCTAAAAGTTCTTGTCACTAATGGATTAATTAACTTGATGTTATATTCTGCAGGAAAGATCGTACGATGGTCACTTCAAAGCCAAATGGAATTATGAACTttattataaaattcaaatacaGAAATATTCCATCAATGCTATTTTCAATGGTGACACCCAAAGCCAAAAGGGAACAAATGCCGGCCAGACAACCTTTACTACAGCGAGGCAGCAGCACATGCAACGAAAATCCAACAAATGACACTATGAAACTGAAAACTCGCAATCATTCAGATCTTAATTATCAAGATCTAACCCGCGACAAATCAACAACATCTGTCGCGGGCATAATAAACCTTAAGGCAATGAGAGGAGTATTAGATTCACTCGTCAGGACGAGTCGTTATTACACAAGTGCAAGAACAAGGACATCATTTGCCCATAAGAATAGTAAAAGTAAAAGCTGCCCTAATTCTATTAAGTCGTCACCTATGCATAGCAACAACAATGGTTATGATGATGAAGTTAGAAGGTTTTATTTGAGGGATAATTCTGTTCAGGCAGCCATTGCTCATTGTAAGAAATCATTTGGCGCTCCAGTTGACTTTGAATTTCATCGTTAAACGTTCAATCCTCTAGCCTCTTATTAGTTCTTATTTTCTATAGTTTATTCTTGTAAATTATAAATAGTTTAGGCCATGTTAAATCCATAGTCAAAGTGATTGGGTATTTCTTTACCTTTTTCTATTGAGAAAGAAACGAGTCCTTCTTACTTCTGTCAGTGGTGCAAACgagtcttttttttttggttgtcaaaatagcacgggctagccaattttcgaactgatatttgaaaaatagctagcgtttacaaagtcattgaaaaataatcactattttgtTGTACAAGGCAAGTtctaacataatatactggaaattGGTGCACAtatatatgaacttccagcatattatgctgcaCTAGTATATAGGGATGGCAAATGAGGTAGGGCAGGGCGGGGCAGGGCAGAGCAAACTCCAAACGGAGCAGGGTAGGGGAATTTTAAAATAGGGCAGGGCGGGGCAGGGTAGGGTAAAActtaaattttgaaaaactttAATGGGGCAGGGCAGGTTTGGGTTTGGTTTGCTGGCCAAAATATGGGCCATTAACGGGATGCCTCTATATAGCATATATGGGCTATTACCATTTGATTCGGACGCTTAAGTTTTCCTACTGACTACTGTTATGTATGGTTATGACTTGGTTAATATTTCATTactttaaaattaattcaaacacTTTTAAatatatctttatattttttagactaatatttttagaaaataaacCAAAATGCAAGAGTTTCAATCATCACAACTCAATTGTATATATCTAGAACAAGATGGCCAGTGTCGCAAAACAACTGCCAGGGATTAAGTTTTTATTTCTAATTTATTATGCTCTTTATAAGTAAAATGAAGAAAAAAGGATGCCACGGAAGATTTAACTACAAATCTATTCTAGTTTCTTATATCTAGAAAGGGATAAAACACAGCAAAGtgtgataaaaaaaaaagaaaaagaaaaatggatagGATAGAAAAAACAAAAACTTAAATGGGGCAGGGCAAGGCAGGGCTTAACGGGGTAGGGCGGGGCAgggcaattttttaaaaaaattctaaatggGGCAGGGCAGGGCGGGTCAAAATCTTAGCGGGTCAAGGCTTGCCCTGCCCCGCCCTGCCCTACCCCATTTGCCATCCCtactagtatattatgctgaaactccagtatattatgttggaatatttttcggattttgaataatattttcgttcagatttatctttacatgaaaaagtggctaaatttcaattacttttaaaattgtagctatttttgaattaccacttgtaaatctggctatttttgaatttcaccccttTTTTTCCATTACGCTTCTAGCATTCCTTTACTCATATTATGTACCCCCAAAAAAATCCTTTACTCCTATTATACATTTATGAATATTTGAGCAAATATTTC is a genomic window containing:
- the LOC107820617 gene encoding uncharacterized protein LOC107820617, with the protein product MIKSTELDQRKSFSFSSFDFNSSHGLFSSDDDISQGYDASNYVMYDSDDGDGDGAYIEINLNPLPTKTTVVDKEEKETPEVELRISFSAGISSTVTTTCSLSAAETSCSTTQHAQGTTNKARLGLFVSLTRIVNAFMASSVKNLNSLRVEKANFDHESNCTEMLSNRKDRTMVTSKPNGIMNFIIKFKYRNIPSMLFSMVTPKAKREQMPARQPLLQRGSSTCNENPTNDTMKLKTRNHSDLNYQDLTRDKSTTSVAGIINLKAMRGVLDSLVRTSRYYTSARTRTSFAHKNSKSKSCPNSIKSSPMHSNNNGYDDEVRRFYLRDNSVQAAIAHCKKSFGAPVDFEFHR